In Aedes albopictus strain Foshan chromosome 3, AalbF5, whole genome shotgun sequence, the genomic window tcaacattttcttggacttctggacggagtaaggccggtgggtcactgggtcaagtcgggcaaaaaaaaggccaagtacgatttgcacccccataactttcctcttaacgaagtatttcaatgggagtttgcacattccgttgcctaatgatagttgatgttgctacaggttcgaatttgagattttccgataggtttcttttgagttcttgggatattcaACATTTTTGAACCATACAAGTatacatttgcgtttgttgttttcaaatgaaattaaacacgagatattattcccttattgaccccataggtaatCGGAGACATCTATAGAACATGTGTTGTTCTTGTAGTACTGTtgatatttcctgaatatctcgatggattgtccgaatccgtccttacaaaacatgaacactcgaaataatcaccaaggattgttttcaatgatttttatcgcacttatttgcaccaatacttaaacatctgtataatgtttgtgaTATCAACGAactgtagaaattttggacgatctgattgaagtcatgccttgactacagagaaccgtagtgGGTTagaattagacctatttgcatgcggaaaacaacgattagctccagaaaccagtactacatcgaacaggagtaagcaaaagcctcgactagattcctgagtacccgggatggcctggttgaagtgaggccttgagttcattgagctgtagatcaactgtaatcacatgttttacctatgtggaacctctgtgcactgcATAAACTCATATTCGATCATGTGTCAATAAATAGGTCCCACACAACTATTCATAGGAAAATGTGATGAcccaagcgaagtcatgccttgacttcagagaaccatagatggacaacaatgagagttatttgcacgcgaAAAACtttggttagctccagaaaccaatactgcaTCGAACAGCAGTAaataaattcctcgactagattcctgactacccgggatggcctggcaaaagtcaggccttgagttcattgagctgtagatcaaCTGTAATCACATTTTTTACCTGTGTGTGATCTCTGTGGACTTCATAAACTCATATTCCACCATGTGTCAGGGAAAAGGTCTTGCACAACTATCCCTAGGAAAatgtgatgacctaagcgaagtcatgccttgacttcagagaaccatagacggacaaTAACGAGAGTTTTTTacacgcggaaaacaatggttagctcccGAAACCAGTACACCATCGGCCTGgcaaaagtcaggccttgagttcattgagctgtagatgaaatttaatcacatgttttacctgtgtgACATCTCTGTGGActtcataaactcatattctacgatgtgtcaataaaaaggtctATCAAAactatttctatggaaatttgatAAACTTAGCGAATTCATGCCTGAACTGAAAGTGTTTctgggaaaaatcccaaaagaaattcgatgaagtcgatgaagaaaaatcgatcaCTGTACATAGAGGTACTTAcgtttttcggcagttttgttctctttgtcatggttttttttatgaaacctgTTGATCTAAAAGTTGGCctaaaatccttcccaactatgcTGAGTTGTATTCCCAAATTTCTAGCAATTTAGCCCACATAAAAACCCATGCCGAAGagtacaaacctgccgataataaccTTTGTCACCCTACATACATCCATGAGAAATGTTTTATGAAGCGGTTCACAAAGTTTCGTCATCAAGATAAATAAAACTTGTTTACTCTTTGCTCTAAACTTTATTTGAAAAACGTATTCTATGTCACAATGCTGATGTACCCGTTTATGCCTTGCATTTATGACAAATAAATGCCTGTGTAGTTCTACTACAGTTTCCATATACGAACACCGCGCAATACGAGCAAGTAGTCATCGTTTTTCTGTCTCTCTTGCATAGTTCACATCTTTTTCGTTTAAGATTTACCGTCTGTACTCGAAAAGTTTGGGAATGCCGCCTTCGGCAATTTACACAAATAATGATTTTGATGACTTTTCCACGCTTAAGGCATAACTTTTGCTTACATTTAACACACTTCCTTAAGCTTTTAGACGATGAGCAACATTTATCTCTTTTGTTATAAACCGCCATTTGACTGCtgaaatctttcaatgattttttcatgttAGATCCAATGTACCGGTTTTCACTCCGAATCACAACATTCTCTTGAATCAGTTCATTGCATAAGCGTTTCAAGAACTCTGATCGCCATAAGTGATTCTCCGGAGCAAACACTTTTCTGTAGACGCAACTTCCATTGAGGCAAGCTATATTGATAATCTCCATCATTACTTTTTTCGACCACACTCTAGTTTTTCGGGAACAATTCGTGTTTCGGGTGACGAAATCACCTGTGTCGACTGCCCCTTTCGTTTTATTATAATGAATAACAATCGCTGGTTTATTTGAGCTTTTTTCGGTAGCTTCGTGATTGGTAGTGAGCACAACAACAGGTTTAGACTTTTTCCCTTCGACAAATGATGTTACAGCGCAATGGTTGTTGTACCCCACCAGAACCGAGTTCTGCTCTCGTCCTTTAACCGACACAAATTCTGCGGGAAGGTCTGGTTTATTTTGTCGGAGGGTTCCAGTTATGAGTGTCTTTTGTTTCCATAGGTCTTCCGCTAACTCCCGCGATGTGAAGAAGTTATCTGTTGTTACTTCACGCCATGAGTTAAGGAACGGCTGAAGCAGGTCTAGCACCACACGTTTTCCTTGCCCCTTTTCTGGTGTTCCGCCCTTTTTACCCGTGTAAATTTGAAAATTGGATATGTATTGGCAATCGACGCACGAACAGCACCAAAACTTCACTCCATATTTTCCAGGTTTGGATTTCATGTAAACCCGGAAAGGGACATGTCCTGAAAGTCCATCAAGAGCAAACATGATACTtcaacatgtagttattttttaTGAGATCATTTGTGAGCATTTTGCTGTTTTGTAAACATAATTTTAATGtagattcagatttttttatttacGCAAAGTATATAAAGAAAATAACGAaaaggataaaaagtttgaatcaGCCGCTATCTGAATCTGGGGACATGAAGCACTGTTGTAACTTTGCAACGTATTGGTAAAAATGGCAAAAATGTGACTCAAAATATTTCAATAGAGTGACTTTGAGTATTTTCGatggttttgttttcttcatcataagaggtttttgtcggccaaattgcttgaaacttgTTTGTATTATTCAGTTAGGTAACGAGAGCTTCAAGAATAACTTTTAATTTAGAATATACCCAATAATAAAAGGAACAAAGCTgccgaaaataaaataaaaatccccTATATCCTTATTgttagtaaaaaaaatcataacaattggTGCAATACTTTCAACTGTTGCTCAAAGACGCTCATGCCACGCATTttataccatacaaatttcatctgCATATTGAAAGTCTAATAAGTAGCTATTTGATGATATTTTGTAAACAATTATTATAAGCGCAGacattttcttgcaaaatttcagcaGTTTTGATAAACTCATTTGAAAATGCGCAGTGTTGGATTACTAAGGACACTCGAGCCTTACATaaaacttctgtgaaaatttaaagCAAAATGATGCACAAATGTTATTTTATAATTCATCATTTGATACTTTGCCAAGAAGTCTGAAACCTTACCGCGGTATGTGCACAGCCGCTCATCGACTGtcaaattctttccaggattgtaAACTTTGATGCATCGATCGACAACTGTTTCATAGAACATCTTCACAGGTTCCAATTTATCCTGAGATGCTTTAAATCGACGTGACCGGGTACTTCGATCGTCAAACCGCCAATTTATGAATATTTCACTAAATCTGTTTCGAGACATAGCCAGCTTGTAAAACTGAGGTGCCCAAACACTGTCGTCCGCCCATAGGAGTTTACTATTCAAATTATTTTGGTGCATCCTACCTGCAGCAATCAGCACGCCAATAAACGCCTTCATCTCGGGAACGGAAACATCCTTCCACTTTGAACGACCACGGTTATGTCTACGACGAGCATACATGTTGGTATATTTCACCATCAAGCTGATCAAGTTGTCGGGAAAGAAGAGCTGAAAAGCATCCTTAGCCGACTGAATTTTAGTTGCGCTATCATTCAAGCAATGCCTCGAATGGTCGAATTCTCCAGGCGTGCTATGAGAACTCTTCTTACTCCATTTGATCCCATTCTTTCCGTAATAAAAAATCGCTTTTTCACTATCCCGACGAGGAACCGAAGCTTCGATATCCACAAGACTGTCATCTTCTGACAAAATGTCGGATATTGTTTGATCGCCGGAAAGCTCGTCTGCCTCATCCTCACAACTTTCTTCGGAACTCATGTTTATTCAATCTAAAACATCACGTTTCGAACGAAAAAGTTAGAATTGTTACCGTTACTATGTTATTATGCGAACAATCACCTTGCTTCGAAACTGTTATGATGATTTCCGGGAAGAAATTCGAAATAAACACCAGCCGGATCTTGATACGATTTGAATTGAAGCTGATAATTTGGTTGAACAGAGCTCTCGCAGCGttgtgtcacgaacactaatgtaaATCAGCTGGTTGCtgttgccgggaacagctgatattTGTTTATTACTTTCCACCAGCATCTCagatagtgttcgtgtgttgtgGGCTTCATGGGCGTGCGGTTAGTGGCGTCTGTTATCTGGGCGATTCGTAAACCTcggagtgtgagttcgattcccgctccagttggtgaaagCTTCTCGTCAAACGgataattctccactggaccactgggtgtttcgtgtgttgaccgttgcctaatgttagagatcgctcagtctgtgcaacctctgattGCAGACGGTGTATAGTGTATTTTTTTATAACGATTGTAATGAACTTCATAAGGTCGCTATATgatgcagaatcgactcacagcttGATTTTATGCATATATGTATGGTTGCACATTTCCGGATTGAtttcagtctgcatcattttacgattgtttgcTCTTTTCTCATAAGAAATTCTTATGGCattcatactttacagttatggtaaAAATGtaaaaggtattttgatgaatttcgttagtttactTTGCTGAGTATAACGCGATTCTGTTCAAAAAGCCTTCGACGACAAGCTGTAGCGTAAAGCTGTACTTcgtttgagcttgattgaccgtccgTATCGCCAgaacagctacactcacacaaggaaccagtgggatatctgccggggactggcAGACATCTTCGGTgtatgagtgttggtgatcttctatttctcggatactttttcaaaacgacgtatcaacataggatttgcgtgtattatacgtcgttttgaaaaagtatccgagattttaggcgacaatggcgtctTCCATGACATgttgcagatcaatgtggggaagggtaaggaagtgatgattgcaatcgtttgtatccataaCAGATCAAATATGCCTCTGCATCTGCATATGTTGATAACAATTCTTGCCACTTGTGTGATTTTCCCGTATAGCTCGTGGCTTTTTCTGGACATGATTTTACCAATATATATCCATCAATACCAGAAACCCAACAAGAAATGTACCAGAAGCctattttattactttttcaaataTTCAAATCCAGACATTTTTTGTTATATGAAAGGATTGAGGTTATATACATGCTGGCGAACTGTACTGTAATGTACATGCTGCCCTGAAATGTTGCTGTAAAATACGAGCCCAACCATTTTCATATCGTGTAAATATGCATAAACATTCAATTTGTTCATATTCATGTGATGAGGTATATACAGTTTATACGATACAGTTAACGATACAGCTTACATTTACTTACCAAGACCATTTTGAGAATGACGGTGGTTCAGATTTACATATAGGAcatttttttatgatgattaacctgggcttgttaggggaatatctgtaaataaaagaaaatcgggttaagtacggttcctttgaattccactaagaatttgcatcctttgacagatacgtatttcgacctcaactgtaagacgaccttacagttgaggtcgaaatacgtatctgtcaaaggatgcaaattcttagtggaattcaaaggaaccgtacttaacccgattttcttttatttacatttttttatatcAAATTTTCTCGTTTTTGTGCATGTACATAAAAAGGAGTCTCATGCATACAGACATCTATAATAACAGTTTATCTACAACGTGTTGAGATCAAGGACTGACTTCAACCAAACCATCCTGGGATTTCATGTTTCAGTAACATATTTGATTCCCATATCAATACATTACTCTAACTGgtatccatctacggttctctgaaatCAAGGCATGAATTCgcttagtttatcaaattttcgtaggaatagttttgagagacctgctcattgacacatgatagaatataaGTTTATGTAGTCCACAAAGATTTCACACAGGTAAAACATATGATTACATTTCATCAAcagctcaaggcctgacttcatccCGAGTACTCAGGAATCTAATCGAGGAAttaacttactcctgttcgatgtagtattggtttctggtgCTAACCATTGTTTTCTGCGTGCaaaaaactctcattgttgtccatctatggttctatgaagtcaaggcatgacttcgcttaggtcatcacattttcctaggaatagttttgTGGGACCTATTTATTGACACATGATCGAATATGAGTTTATgcagtgcacagaggttccacacaggtaaaacatgtgattacagttgatctacagctcaatgaactcaaggcctgacttcagccaggccatcccgggtactcaggaatctagtcgaggcttttgcttactcctgttcgatgcagtattggtttctggagctaaccattgtctTCCGCGTGCAAATAtctctcattgttgtccatctatggttctatgaagtcaaggcatgacttcgcttaggtcatcacatTTTCCTAGGGATAGTTGTGCAAGACTTTTTCCCTGACACATGGTGGAATATGAGTTTATGCAGTGCACAGAGGTTTCACattggtaaaacatgtgattacagttgatctacagctcaatgaactcaaggcctcacttcaaccaggccatcccgggtactcaggaatctagtcgaggcttactcctgttcgatgtagtactggtttctggagctaatcgttgttttccgcatgcaaataggtctaattctagacaatctacggttctctgtagttaaggcatgacttcaatcagatcgtccaaaatttctacagtTCGTTGATAtcacaaacattatacagatgtttaagtattggtgcaaataagtgcgataaaaatcattgaaaacaacccttggtgattatttcgagtgttcatgttttgtaaggacggattcagacaatccatcgagatattcaggaaatatcaACAGTACTACAAGAACAACACATGTTCTATAGATGTCTCCGattacctatggggtcaataagggaataatatctcgtgtttaatttcatttgaaaacaacaaacgcaaatgtagacttggatggttcaaaaatgttgaatatcccaagaactcaaaagaaacctatcggaaaatctcaaattcgaacctgtagcaacatcaactatcattaggcaacggaatgtgcaaactcccattgaaatacttTGTTAAGaggaaagttatgggggtgcaaatcgtacttggccttttttttgcccgacttgacccagtgacccaccggccttactccgtccagaagtccaagaaaatgttgatcccatatatttccaaaactatagtgttgtgcgagtttgtgttcaaaatttggttaaattctgttaagaaatgagctgttggcgattttttgaacttttattttttacctggggttcAACGggttaaataacaaagcaatattttcaaaatcggtttttgtccacatgtagagtatagatcaaggtattttctgatttttttcatgttggaaaatgttttccaattttGTTTTTTAGAAATATTGCTAAAAAATGGTTTTAGCAAAAATTAAAAGCTTTTTCCACTCCACCAGGACAAAAAATCAGAAGTTACCTTGATCCTTGTgtacgaaaatcgattttgaaaaaaaaaaaactgcttcgttaattaataaaaaaaaaaaacaaaaaaaaatggaaatgcgtccagttttaccttgaggcaaaactggaagcatttcctcatttttgttttttactaaattaaatatcgaagcaattttttcaaaatcggttattctacacatttagaaaaaaaaaacatgttattttctattttttttccctGTTGGAAAATGGTTTTCTTttttacaaaaaccatttttaatcctctaatacccaatcccgcctatAGACGGGGTattgtttgagcatttttgtaatttttgtttcgtggaaaatcatttttttttatatttttggctggtatttagaactgttctgtttatctcaaaatggtttttggtgtattttaaagcgttttaacattttttaaaaatcattgaaagattgatgttttagtcaccttttagaagtcattgtttattttgtattgaattgctacaattaacatattttaagtttttcttaaatcattctatccttgtttgatagtttaagggaatcgaatacactcttaaattattttccttaaaattacacgaaaaaaaaatttctgtgaaaaaattttaaaataataatatttcatcaataatcatacaatctcaaaatgttttcatctcaaaaaatccgttccccaaattggcttccaggaaaaatataaaagtgtggggatgttcaaaaataaaaattagaaaaatcaaaaaccgaaattcacgaaatcgagaatggaaaagaatcatcttccaaaacatgtttaaatcgattttagatgaccaaaaatgatatttagatcaaaatttgggtattagagggttaaacaaaattactaaaaaatggtttttggtatttcttccttccttccttccttccttctttccttccttccttccttccttccttccttccttcattCCTTCCTTCCTATGCATAGAATATCCTCCACGAACACCTCCAGGCTTGTTACCAGTTATTCtattgtgattctttcagaatttactAGAATGATTTCATCATAATGACACCAAATGTTCTTCCAGGTATCATTCgagaatgcattcctgtccatAGTT contains:
- the LOC115268287 gene encoding piggyBac transposable element-derived protein 4-like, with translation MFALDGLSGHVPFRVYMKSKPGKYGVKFWCCSCVDCQYISNFQIYTGKKGGTPEKGQGKRVVLDLLQPFLNSWREVTTDNFFTSRELAEDLWKQKTLITGTLRQNKPDLPAEFVSVKGREQNSVLVGYNNHCAVTSFVEGKKSKPVVVLTTNHEATEKSSNKPAIVIHYNKTKGAVDTGDFVTRNTNCSRKTRVWSKKVMMEIINIACLNGSCVYRKVFAPENHLWRSEFLKRLCNELIQENVVIRSENRYIGSNMKKSLKDFSSQMAVYNKRDKCCSSSKSLRKCVKCKQKLCLKRGKVIKIIICVNCRRRHSQTFRVQTVNLKRKRCELCKRDRKTMTTCSYCAVFVYGNCSRTTQAFICHKCKA